In Cryptomeria japonica chromosome 10, Sugi_1.0, whole genome shotgun sequence, a genomic segment contains:
- the LOC131079655 gene encoding phospholipase A1-Igamma1, chloroplastic-like, giving the protein MAVFPLPQLEDNAVLLPSSQTNSTQPQLCDVWRDIQGAHNWNGLLDPMVPKLKAEALRYGNLAQLCYDAFDGKSYSKNYGTCYHSKRDLFNKMGMSESGYQVTKYVYANTNLINQVFGEKPKDQGVWLGFIAVCTDPNEIRRLGRRDIVIAWRGTQTAEEWIEDLRDILVPTRLSYRCKRTGKNQEHHFADGVLIERGFLSCYTSTVRHRQGAAGATVNISTRDLVVSEIERLIQVYEKEMDNLSITFTGHSLGAALATLSAYDIKQMLCTKHNFHQIPVTVFAFASPRVGNLAFAKRVEEIGVKVLRFVNKRDLVPKVPGVCMNENVGCLSKLLDWLPWTYFHVGVELPLHNNSPFIQHTHNLAYFHNLELYLHLLDGYVGSKQPFSWSGRDHALVNKSCDLLREKYEIPPKWWQEQNKGLVKGPDGKWTQPSEEE; this is encoded by the coding sequence ATGGCCGTATTTCCATTGCCCCAGCTTGAAGATAATGCTGTATTATTACCCAGTTCCCAAACTAACTCAACGCAGCCTCAGCTATGTGACGtatggagagatatacaaggtgcCCATAATTGGAATGGTTTGCTTGATCCCATGGTTCCCAAATTGAAAGCTGAAGCTCTCAGATATGGGAATTTGGCACAGCTTTGTTACGACGCATTTGATGGCAAAAGCTACTCCAAAAACTACGGCACATGTTATCACAGTAAAAGAGATCTGTTCAATAAGATGGGCATGTCTGAAAGTGGCTACCAAGTCACTAAATATGTTTACGCCAATACTAATCTGATAAATCAAGTTTTTGGTGAGAAACCAAAAGACCAAGGTGTTTGGTTGGGTTTTATTGCAGTTTGCACGGATCCAAATGAGATAAGAAGGCTTGGACGACGAGACATAGTGATTGCATGGAGAGGAACTCAGACTGCTGAAGAATGGATAGAAGACCTGAGAGATATTCTTGTACCTACAAGATTATCCTATAGATGCAAGAGGACAGGCAAAAACCAAGAGCATCATTTCGCGGATGGAGTACTAATTGAGAGAGGATTCCTGAGCTGCTATACTTCAACTGTCCGTCACCGTCAAGGCGCTGCAGGAGCCACTGTGAACATCAGCACCAGAGATTTGGTAGTCTCAGAGATAGAACGATTGATTCAAGTTTATGAAAAAGAGATGGACAATTTAAGCATAACATTTACGGGACACAGCTTAGGAGCTGCTCTTGCAACCTTGAGCGCTTATGATATCAAACAAATGCTTTGCACCAAGCATAATTTTCATCAAATTCCCGTCACCGTCTTCGCTTTTGCCTCTCCCCGGGTGGGAAATCTTGCGTTTGCTAAACGGGTGGAGGAGATTGGAGTGAAAGTGCTGAGGTTTGTGAACAAGCGTGACCTGGTTCCCAAAGTGCCCGGAGTTTGTATGAACGAGAACGTGGGATGCCTCAGCAAATTGCTAGATTGGCTTCCGTGGACATACTTTCATGTTGGCGTCGAGCTTCCTTTACACAACAATTCTCCATTCATTCAGCACACCCATAATCTTGCCTACTTTCATAATTTAGAGCTTTACTTGCATTTACTGGACGGGTACGTTGGAAGTAAGCAGCCGTTTTCTTGGAGTGGAAGAGATCATGCTCTGGTTAATAAGAGCTGTGATTTATTGCGCGAGAAATATGAAATTCCTCCAAAATGGTGGCAGGAACAGAACAAGGGCCTCGTTAAAGGTCCAGATGGCAAATGGACGCAGCCATCAGAAGAGGAATAA